The following proteins are co-located in the Flectobacillus major DSM 103 genome:
- a CDS encoding tetratricopeptide repeat protein, whose amino-acid sequence MRQLLYFFIITSGFSTIAQTDAVPLASNRPLSKKETAHLDSQDVRYLPLFGSKKILQEQLVKNADFISQCETNFTTKADASKFFAERGWEYLGEGLLDTATYRFNLAYLLDTENMDVFWGLGSISYQKNNFEQSAALLRKGLQLSPDNVALMVDVATVQIACFKEKRDCNDIDDALSLLEKSVKMDSTNANAWLKYSIAEFQLEHFDKAWEYLHRCRALDLSFVDLNFVQELIAKKEDPMGMFK is encoded by the coding sequence ATGAGACAGTTATTATATTTCTTCATTATTACTTCGGGTTTTAGCACGATAGCCCAGACCGACGCTGTTCCACTAGCGAGTAATAGGCCACTTTCTAAAAAGGAAACGGCCCATCTCGATAGTCAGGATGTTCGATATCTCCCGTTATTTGGTAGTAAAAAAATATTACAGGAGCAACTCGTTAAAAACGCAGATTTTATCTCGCAGTGCGAAACAAACTTTACGACAAAAGCAGATGCTAGTAAATTTTTTGCTGAACGGGGTTGGGAATACCTTGGTGAGGGTCTTTTAGACACAGCTACTTATCGTTTTAATTTAGCGTATTTATTAGATACCGAAAATATGGATGTTTTTTGGGGTCTAGGTTCTATTAGTTACCAAAAAAATAACTTTGAACAATCAGCGGCTTTGCTCAGAAAAGGTTTACAATTGTCGCCCGACAATGTGGCTTTGATGGTAGATGTGGCTACGGTACAGATTGCTTGCTTTAAAGAAAAAAGAGATTGTAACGATATAGACGACGCATTGAGTTTGTTGGAAAAGTCTGTAAAAATGGATTCAACCAATGCCAATGCTTGGCTGAAATATTCTATTGCAGAGTTTCAGTTAGAGCATTTCGACAAAGCCTGGGAATACCTCCACAGATGCCGAGCCTTAGATCTGAGCTTTGTAGACTTAAATTTTGTACAAGAGCTAATCGCCAAAAAAGAAGACCCTATGGGAATGTTTAAGTAG
- a CDS encoding penicillin acylase family protein, with protein MRIVKRILLGLLIIITLLGLGVFIWLKSKVANHNAEQVLAGLKGQVEVVWDNYGIPHIYADSEEDAYFALGYVHAQERLFQMEALRRLADGRLSEVFGDMTLESDKFFRSLALRKYAEKTVSEYPQNAPYINAANAYIKGLNAFIEKGDTPVEFQLLGIPKTPFTNIDCHIIQGYMGFSFADAFRADPLLTFVQQSLGEEYLKDLVTGWAKNAEKIPVNKAIVTTNPTISYEKKAVQSTEQVLMALGNKVLEIQKNAPFPTFHGSNSWVISGKKTKSKGVIFSNDTHIAYSQPSVFFEANLVYPNQNFYGNFIAGIPMAVLGHNQYAGWGLTMFENDDVDFYREKVNPQNTNQVWFKDHWEDLSLRKETIKVKGKPDVAVTYRSSRHGVLINEFDKKFAQEKSPIALWWVLTQFPDQSLKVFYDLAHAKDVTDASAAASMIHFPGLNIMYGDIKGNIAWWASAKLPKRPAHVRPFTILDGASGKDEIEGWLDFSQNPHAVNPSSGFVYSANNQPEDMGTGLVAGYYVAPDRATRIRELLDTPKNDWTTHDVQKMITDTKNVIAPRVLKSIADIVNESGHKELLSWDGSHTLEAIEPTIYYRFLYRFYEATFKDELGEEGFKAFLNSQTLKRSLPNFIVNDQSKWWDNTNTKAIETRRSILKSALLLAYQDLSKQFGNNISDWQWKKVHTIEHLHPVGRQKPMNKIFNVGPFPVNAGKEVINNLDFPLDSTGLYKVSYGPALRRILDFSKPYEAISVNPTGQSGYFMSKHYQDQAKMFVKGTFRRELNRKADVEQVKTGTQLLKPE; from the coding sequence ATGCGAATTGTAAAAAGAATTTTATTAGGCTTATTAATTATCATAACATTACTGGGTCTTGGGGTATTTATTTGGCTAAAATCAAAGGTTGCCAATCATAATGCCGAACAGGTGCTTGCAGGCCTAAAAGGTCAAGTAGAGGTGGTTTGGGACAATTATGGTATTCCTCATATTTATGCCGATTCTGAAGAGGATGCCTATTTTGCTCTTGGTTATGTACACGCTCAGGAGCGTTTGTTTCAGATGGAAGCCCTCCGTCGGCTTGCTGACGGGCGTTTGTCTGAGGTCTTTGGCGATATGACTTTAGAAAGTGATAAGTTTTTTAGAAGCTTGGCTCTGAGAAAATATGCTGAAAAAACCGTGAGCGAATATCCCCAAAATGCTCCTTATATCAATGCTGCCAATGCCTACATAAAGGGGCTTAACGCCTTTATTGAAAAAGGTGATACCCCCGTTGAGTTCCAATTATTGGGTATTCCCAAAACCCCGTTTACCAATATCGACTGCCATATTATTCAGGGGTATATGGGTTTTTCATTTGCCGATGCCTTTCGTGCCGATCCTCTGTTGACTTTTGTTCAGCAAAGCCTTGGCGAAGAGTATCTCAAAGATTTAGTGACAGGCTGGGCCAAAAATGCCGAGAAAATTCCTGTTAATAAAGCTATTGTTACGACTAACCCTACTATTTCTTATGAAAAAAAGGCCGTTCAGTCTACCGAACAAGTATTGATGGCATTGGGCAATAAAGTGCTTGAAATACAGAAGAATGCCCCATTTCCGACTTTTCATGGGTCAAATTCGTGGGTGATTTCAGGTAAAAAAACTAAAAGTAAAGGGGTGATTTTTAGCAACGATACCCATATTGCCTATTCGCAGCCATCAGTATTTTTTGAAGCCAATTTGGTATATCCTAATCAAAATTTTTATGGCAACTTTATCGCAGGGATTCCTATGGCTGTTTTGGGGCATAACCAATATGCTGGTTGGGGGCTTACGATGTTTGAGAATGATGACGTAGATTTTTATCGAGAAAAAGTGAATCCTCAAAATACTAATCAGGTGTGGTTTAAAGACCACTGGGAGGATTTGAGTTTGCGAAAAGAAACCATCAAAGTAAAAGGAAAACCCGACGTAGCAGTAACGTATCGCTCTTCTCGTCATGGGGTTTTGATTAATGAGTTTGATAAAAAATTTGCCCAAGAAAAATCGCCAATTGCTTTATGGTGGGTTTTAACACAATTTCCCGACCAATCACTTAAAGTGTTTTATGATTTGGCTCATGCCAAAGATGTTACCGACGCATCGGCGGCCGCTTCAATGATTCATTTCCCGGGCCTCAATATTATGTATGGCGATATTAAAGGAAATATTGCTTGGTGGGCTTCAGCCAAATTGCCCAAACGACCTGCTCATGTAAGACCTTTTACCATTTTGGACGGAGCTAGTGGCAAAGATGAAATAGAAGGATGGCTAGATTTTTCACAAAACCCTCATGCCGTAAATCCGTCGAGTGGATTTGTATATTCGGCCAATAATCAGCCCGAAGATATGGGTACGGGTTTGGTGGCTGGCTACTATGTTGCCCCCGACCGGGCTACTCGTATTCGAGAATTGTTGGATACACCTAAAAATGATTGGACAACCCACGACGTACAAAAAATGATAACTGATACTAAAAATGTAATTGCTCCTAGGGTTCTGAAAAGTATTGCCGATATTGTTAATGAAAGCGGCCATAAAGAATTGCTTTCTTGGGATGGCTCACATACTTTGGAGGCTATCGAACCTACTATTTATTATCGGTTTTTATATCGCTTTTATGAAGCCACTTTCAAAGATGAGCTAGGAGAGGAGGGCTTTAAGGCTTTTCTGAATTCACAAACATTGAAGCGATCATTGCCCAACTTTATCGTAAATGACCAATCAAAATGGTGGGATAATACAAACACCAAAGCCATCGAAACCCGAAGGAGTATTCTAAAAAGTGCTTTATTGTTGGCTTATCAAGACCTGTCGAAGCAATTTGGCAATAATATCAGCGATTGGCAATGGAAAAAAGTACACACTATTGAGCATTTGCATCCTGTAGGTCGGCAAAAACCTATGAACAAAATCTTTAATGTAGGGCCTTTTCCTGTCAATGCTGGTAAAGAGGTAATCAATAATCTTGATTTTCCATTGGACTCTACGGGGTTATATAAAGTTAGCTATGGGCCGGCTCTTCGTCGGATATTGGATTTTTCAAAACCTTACGAAGCTATTAGTGTCAACCCCACTGGACAATCGGGTTATTTTATGAGTAAGCATTATCAAGACCAAGCAAAAATGTTTGTCAAAGGTACATTTAGAAGAGAATTGAATAGAAAAGCAGATGTTGAACAAGTAAAAACGGGTACACAACTGCTCAAACCTGAATAA
- the glpK gene encoding glycerol kinase GlpK, which produces MQYIGSIDQGTTSTRFIIFDKQGNMVSVGQKEHAQIYPQAGWVEHDADEIWQNTQEVIGLALGKANLSSIDLAAVGITNQRETTVIWNRHTGVPYYNALVWQDTRVGNMVLDLQKEGGADRFREKTGLPLATYFSGLKIKWLLENVEGVREDAEKGDAIFGNMDTFVIWHLTGGADGGIHVTDVTNASRTQLMNLHTLTWDTEILEVLDIPIQMLPQIRSSSEVYGEARGVLTGVPVAGDLGDQQAALVGQTCFAAGEAKNTYGTGCFMLLNTGTKPTPSSHGLLTTVAYQFGNEPVHYALEGSVAITGALVQWLRDNLGLIEKSSDIETLANSVEDNGGCYFVPAFSGLYAPYWKSDARGVIVGLTRYVNKGHIARSALEATAFQTLEVLEAMEKDANIEISSLRVDGGMVVNETLMQFQSDMVDVPVVCPAMIETTALGAAYAAGLAVGYWKDLDDLKQNWGIANTWQPNIAPEQREKLYHFWKKAVQRSFDWEE; this is translated from the coding sequence ATGCAATACATCGGCTCGATTGACCAAGGTACAACAAGTACACGTTTTATTATTTTTGACAAACAGGGTAACATGGTTTCGGTAGGGCAAAAAGAACACGCCCAGATTTATCCACAAGCTGGCTGGGTAGAACACGATGCCGACGAAATCTGGCAAAATACCCAAGAGGTAATAGGCTTGGCACTTGGCAAAGCCAATCTTTCTTCGATTGATTTGGCGGCCGTTGGCATTACCAATCAACGAGAAACCACTGTTATCTGGAACAGGCATACAGGTGTACCTTATTATAATGCCTTGGTTTGGCAAGATACTCGTGTGGGAAATATGGTACTCGACCTTCAGAAAGAAGGGGGTGCCGACCGCTTCCGTGAAAAAACGGGTTTGCCATTGGCTACCTATTTTAGTGGCTTAAAAATAAAATGGCTTCTCGAAAATGTAGAGGGGGTTCGTGAGGATGCCGAAAAGGGAGATGCTATTTTTGGCAATATGGATACTTTTGTGATTTGGCATTTGACGGGTGGAGCAGACGGCGGTATTCATGTAACCGACGTAACCAACGCTAGCCGAACCCAACTGATGAACTTACACACCTTGACTTGGGACACCGAAATACTGGAGGTGCTTGATATTCCGATACAGATGTTACCGCAAATTCGCTCTAGTAGCGAAGTGTATGGCGAAGCCAGAGGTGTACTTACGGGTGTTCCTGTAGCTGGCGACCTAGGCGACCAGCAGGCAGCCTTAGTTGGTCAAACGTGTTTTGCCGCAGGCGAGGCCAAAAATACGTATGGTACAGGCTGTTTTATGTTATTGAATACAGGTACAAAACCTACACCTTCTTCGCATGGCTTGCTCACAACGGTTGCTTATCAGTTTGGCAACGAGCCTGTGCATTATGCCTTAGAGGGCTCTGTAGCTATTACGGGGGCGTTGGTTCAGTGGCTTCGTGATAACCTAGGATTGATTGAAAAAAGCTCGGATATAGAAACACTAGCCAATTCGGTAGAAGACAATGGTGGCTGTTATTTTGTACCTGCATTTTCGGGCCTATATGCTCCTTACTGGAAATCCGATGCCCGTGGTGTAATTGTTGGGCTAACCCGTTATGTCAACAAAGGACACATAGCCCGTTCGGCTTTAGAAGCAACGGCCTTCCAGACACTGGAGGTATTGGAGGCGATGGAAAAAGATGCCAATATAGAAATATCATCGCTACGGGTAGATGGTGGAATGGTCGTAAACGAAACCTTGATGCAGTTTCAGTCAGATATGGTAGATGTGCCAGTGGTTTGTCCTGCTATGATAGAAACTACAGCTCTTGGGGCTGCTTATGCAGCAGGTTTGGCTGTAGGCTATTGGAAAGACTTGGACGACCTCAAACAAAATTGGGGTATTGCCAATACTTGGCAACCAAATATTGCTCCAGAACAACGAGAAAAATTATACCATTTTTGGAAAAAAGCAGTTCAACGAAGCTTCGATTGGGAAGAATAA